The genomic stretch GGAGCCCGTGACGGGCCGGCCGACCCGGCTTCTCTGGCCGACCGGACGGTTGTTATGCCCGCTGTTTCGTGATGACCATCTTCCGAGCGGGCTGATCCTGTGTGGGGCACGCGCCTTGAGGACCGGGGCCAAGTGCGACGCGTCGGAGGCGATCCGCAGCGCCTCGTCGATGACGGCATTCCGGCAAGCCGTGAGCTCGCCGCGATGGGCGTCGCGGAAACGGGTGAGGTGTTCGACCTTCGACCCACAACCGGCTTCGTAGGTGGGTGGGGGGAAGACTGGAAGATCGCTTGCCGGAAGGCGACGGGACGCGCGGCGAACTCCTGAGGTGGCGCAGGAGCGAGAGCGACATCGCCGGGCCGGTCCACACCCGGATGCCATCGTTGCACCCGGATCAGGGTCGGAACCCAAGGCAGCTTCAGGCCGAGCTACTGCTCACGCCACCGCTGTACTCCAGGACTGGTGAGTGGCGGCATCTCCAGCTTTCGGTACGTGGAGTGGTATTTCGGCACCATCGAGGGCTGGTTGTCGCGGGTGCACCCTCGGATGTCTCAGGTTCACGCCCGGGCGTCGGTGGTCTTCACTGATCACAGAACACAGCAGCTCGAACTCACGGGGGTACACATGCACAGCAGGAAGCGCATCCTTGCAGCCGGCCTGGCCACCGCGATCTCCGCGGCGGCTCTCACCGTCGCCGGTGTGGCGGTGCCGGCGCAGGCAGCCCCTGCCCAGGGGACCGTCGACTGCGACGGCTGGGTGCACAACAACGATTCGGACGTCGGCATCGCGGGCTGCCAGAACAACACCGACCACGCCGTCACGTTCCGTGCCGAGATCGTCTGCGGCTGGGCCCCGGACGTCTCCGGCAACTGGGTGACGCTGAACCCGGGAGAGTACGGCGAGTCCACGGGCTCCTGCGCGTTCTACAGCACCGGTGTCGGCAGCGTGGGCTGGACCATCCAGTGACGCATGGCTGTTCAGGTGCCGCCAGTCAACACCACGCGTTGTAAACCGGCATGAACGACGTCGCATCGTTCCACAGCTCGCCGATCATGGCGGCGTAGCCCATTTGCGCCGGCAGAGCTTCGCAGGTGTCCAGGATGGCCGCTCCCGGACATCGCCCATTCGTACGGTAGTGCGTCGGCTTCGCGCGGGGTGGTGGCCGGGCATCAGAGCTGAGCACCCTCGGCGGAGTCGGTCGTACGTGAGAGCGTCTCCCACGCGCGGATGTCCTCGTCCACGACGGATCGGGTGAACAACTCGTCGTAGTCGTCGAGGGACCGCGCAGCGCGTGTCATGGACCGTCCGGCCCAGTCGGTGCGGAAGGGGCCGGGCTCGATCGCTGTGACGTGGATCCCGAATGATGTGCGGCGATCGTCAGTTTCGCGTTTGACGGTCATCCCGACGTCGTAGCGGGCGCCCCCCGTATGGGGGAGAACGTCATCCCGGGTGCTGATGTGCGGGCATCTCCGCCTGAGCACGATGGGACGCATGCTGAAGATCGACACGCTGCCCAACGTTCCACGCTGGGCAGCCCTCGGCGCCCACATCGTGCCCCTCGTCACCCTGCCGTCCGGCCTGTGGCGGATCGCCCAGGTTGCCGGGCTCCCGGTGGCCGAGCAGTTCGGCCGGAACGGACGCGAGGTGGTGGTGGCGGTCTTGCTGACCTTGATAACCGAAGGCCTCGCCCTGCTCACCCTCGGACTGGTGCGGCCTTGGGGCGAGATCGCACCCCGCTGGCTCCCGCTCATCGGCGGACGGCGAGTGCATACGCTCGCGGCGGTGATACCAGCCCTGCTCGGGGTAGCGGCGCTGTGCACGATAGGGGGCTGGTTCACCTGTAGCCAGGCGGCAGGCCTGATTGAGCGTGTCACACAGACGCCAACCCAACAGGTGCTCCTCGTGGTTTGCTACTCTCCGTTGCTGGCCTGGGCGCCTCTCCTGGCGGCCACGACGGTCGCGTACTACCGGCGCAGGACGATGCCGTGTCATGACCGGCTTGAAGGCACGGACTGACGTCGATTCCCGCCATGCGTTGCCGATTCGTGGCGCGAACGGCTTCAAAACCGTTGTCAGATGCGGGAGACCACTGAGCGGCCGGCCGAGGTGATCGGGCACGCGATGTCGGCGGTCACAGGTGCGTGGCCTCGTTGCGGAAGCGCAGACTGCCGTCGGCGTAGGGCTGCGCCTGCCAGCAGTGTCCGGTGCCGTCGTTCTTGCTGTTCGGGTCTTCGCAGTTGAACAGCACGGTGTGGGTGCCGGGCCCGGCGTGGTCGCTCTCGAAGACGTCCATGCACCGGCCGCTCATCCCTGAGCCGGGCGGCACCGGAGCACCGACACGTTCCGGACAATCACCCGGAAACGGCACCGACTTCGCCGAAGCATCAACGAATCCGCAGGTCCGATCGCAGATCACGGAGATGCGAGACCGGATCGCGATCCCGCCTGAGGCGATCGCCCAAGCCATCGCGTTCGTCATCGAGCAGCCTGCAACCGTCGCCGTGAACGAGATCGTCGTCCGGCCCACGGCCCAGAACTGAACCCTCTCAAAAGATGGGCGGTGCAGCACACCCGTGCGGACGTGGACGCGTCGGAGCGTGCGGTCACCCAACTGCCCAAGGTGGTCCACAGCCACTCTCCCCCGATGACACCGCCTGACGCTGCCGCCCGGCCTTGGGTTGCGGCCCCCAGTGCAGGGCCGACCGCGGCCACGCACGTGGAGACGGTGGGGGCCGCGAGGGCTCTGGGCCGGCGGATCGATCGCGGTTCCGATTCCGCAGCGCGTCAGCGGTGTCCGATGGCAGCGGTGATGAGGTGCCGCACCGCAGCCGCGTACAGGTCCGGGCGCAGTACGGCGAGGACAGCGGCCACCGCGGCTACGGTCAGCCACCACAACTCCCCGCGGCCGTGCGGCAGACGGCTCACCGCACCAGCTCCGCGGCCCTCGTGGCCTGGCCGAGCAGCCACTCCAGCGGCCCGCGCCGGAAGAAGCGGGCCCAGAGCGTCGCGAACACGGTGACGGCGGCGATGAAGCCGAGGAGGACGTGCGGCGGGGAGCCGGGCAGTTCCTCGATGCCGAGGAACTGGATGCCGACGACATGGAAGACGTACGCGGTCAGGGACATCGACCCGACCGCGATGACCGGGCGGGCGAGGCGTTGGACGCGCGGGACGGCGTCGACCGCGGCGAGGCAGGCCGCCAGGACCGCGATCGCCACGCCGGTGTTGGCCAAGATCGAGAGGGTCGTCTCACTGTGCGGCGAGGCCACCAGAAGCCCGGCCGGGGTGCTGCCGTCGGGGTAGCCCCAGGTGTCGGACCACCAGGCGGAGGCGGCTGATCCTCCCTCGCTCCGACCGCCGGCACTCAACTCCGACAGCGCGCCGGGGACCATGTGCAGGGCCAGCCAGGAACCGCCGTGGCCGAGCACGGCGAGACCGATGCCGGTGAGCGCGAGGCGTACGCGGACGGCGGTGGCGGCCAGGTCGAGGCGGGCCACCGCCATTCCGGCGATGACGAAGGGGATCCAGGTCAGGGCCGGATAGCTGCCCGTGAAGAGGAGCGAGACGATGCCGTCGGCGTCCGCGGGCCAGGTCCACACGCCGTCGGCGCCGTCGGCGGGGAGCGCGTGCTGGATGACGTACAGGAGCTGCGGCAGGACCAGAGCACTGGCTGCGGCGATGACGGCCAGCGGGCGGGCGCCGAGCCGGTACAGCGGCAGGACGAGCAGGAAGTACAGGCCGTAGAAGGCGAGGATCACCTCGACCGGGGTGCCGCACATGGTCAGCGCGGTGCCCAGCGCCAGCAGGACGAGCGCACGGATCACCACCTTGGCGACCGCCTGACGGCCCGCCAGGCCCGTCTTGGGGGTACGGCGGCCGGTGATCAGCAGGATCGAGAAACCGGCCAGGAAGGCGAAGAGGGCCGAGGCGCGGCCGTGCGCCAGTTCCATGAGGTGCCCGGTGACGCCGCCCCGGGACGGGTCGGGGCCGACGTGGGCCGCGTACATCCCGAAGACCGCGAGGCCCCGGGCCAGGTCCACGCCTATCAGGCGGCCGACCGGAACTCGTGGGCTCTCGGGAGCCTTGGACGGGTTGTTCTCCGCTGCCCCCGGCGGGACGCCGACCGGTGCCGTGAGCGCCGTGTCGTCTGCGTTGTGGGTCATGATCTCCAGGCTGGAGATCAGCCCGGGCCAGGAGTATCCGGCGACTGTCCGGTCCTACCCCGCCACCCGGCGGGGTACGAGCCAGACGAGGAGAGACCCGCGGGCGGTGTCGCACGCTACTTGATGACCGCGTTGGCGACCACGACGATCACACCCAGCAGTGCGTCCGCACAGCCGACCGCCAGAGCCGAGCGCCATGCGCGGCCCGATGCGCGGGCGGCGGACAGACCCCAGGCGAAGAGCAGGGCGATGTTGAAACCGAAGGCCACGTACTCGATACCCGCGGAGCACCACCAGCCCCAGCCCGCGCCGAGCAGCATCACCGTCGTGGGCACGGTGGCCATGAGGAGGGGCCATTCGCCGGCCAGCACACGCAGCGCGCCGACGCGGTACGGCGAGACGGCACCAGGCGAGCGGCTGTACGACGCCCGGTGGCTGCTGATCACCGCCGTCGCCTCGGCCCTGGCCCACGGGTACGCATGGGAAGCTTCCTCGGAACTGGGGGTGCCGGGCCGGAGCGGCCGGTCTCCCGGGACAGCCGGTGCGATCCCGACGGCACCATCCCTCACCCTTCCGGAACCACCCGGTCCATGGGTCCCGGGCTCCCCCCGTCCGGCTGGAACCCTCCCCCCGACCGGCGGGAACGTCCCGCCACCCCGCCTCGGACGGCGGGTCCCGGGCTACGGTCGGAACGGTGACATCGACATCGACATCGACGTGCGGCCGCCGGAGCCGTACGCACAGGGACGGCGAGGCGGGACGCACGTGATCCGGGTCATGGTGGTCGACGACGAGGCGCTGGTGCGCTCCGGCTTCAAGCTCGTCCTGAGCGCGGCCGACGACATCGAGGTCGTCGCGACCACGGCCGGCGCGGCTGCGGTCGACACCGTACGGCGGAAAGGTCCCGACGTCGTGCTCCTCGACATCCGGATGCCCGACGTGGATGGGCTGACCGTGCTGCGGCAGTTGCGCGCCCTGCCGGAACCGCCGGTGGTGGCGATGCTGACGACCTTCGACGCCGACGAGTACATCCTCACCGCGCTGCGCTCCGGCGCGGCCGGGTTCCTGCTCAAGGACACCGAGCCCGACCAGCTCGCCC from Streptomyces roseochromogenus subsp. oscitans DS 12.976 encodes the following:
- a CDS encoding DUF418 domain-containing protein, translated to MTHNADDTALTAPVGVPPGAAENNPSKAPESPRVPVGRLIGVDLARGLAVFGMYAAHVGPDPSRGGVTGHLMELAHGRASALFAFLAGFSILLITGRRTPKTGLAGRQAVAKVVIRALVLLALGTALTMCGTPVEVILAFYGLYFLLVLPLYRLGARPLAVIAAASALVLPQLLYVIQHALPADGADGVWTWPADADGIVSLLFTGSYPALTWIPFVIAGMAVARLDLAATAVRVRLALTGIGLAVLGHGGSWLALHMVPGALSELSAGGRSEGGSAASAWWSDTWGYPDGSTPAGLLVASPHSETTLSILANTGVAIAVLAACLAAVDAVPRVQRLARPVIAVGSMSLTAYVFHVVGIQFLGIEELPGSPPHVLLGFIAAVTVFATLWARFFRRGPLEWLLGQATRAAELVR